Proteins encoded in a region of the Campylobacter sp. RM16189 genome:
- the glnA gene encoding type I glutamate--ammonia ligase yields the protein MGKFVKSVDHFFEFCKENEVKFIDFRYTDINGAWHSLTYNVKAVEKDHFINGIPFDASSTGGWQPIDKSDMILKPEAESAFLDPFTADITAVVFCDVFDIYKDQMYEKCPRSIAKKAMAYVKESGIGDVAYFGPENEFFVFDNVKIIDQPNCAMFEVDTEEGVWNDARDFKDSYNTGHRPRTKGGYLATQPTDSMVDLRAEMVQVLEQVGLETFVVHHEVAQGQGEIGVKFGTLVEAADNVQIYKYVVKMVAHLNGKTATFMPKPLYGDNGSGMHVHQSVWKDGKNLFYGKGNYANLSDFARWYIGGILHHARSVAAFTNPSTNSYKRLIPGFEAPSILTYSSQNRSASVRIPYGSGEKSVRAEIRFPDSTANPYLAFSAMLMAGLDGVKNKFEPVGPMDENLFKLHLDEIRERGIEQLPHTLRGSLEALIRDNEYLSPIMTDIFIDAFQHYKFETQVWPYEARPTAYEFKTCYSC from the coding sequence ATGGGAAAATTTGTAAAGAGTGTCGATCATTTTTTTGAATTTTGTAAAGAAAACGAGGTTAAATTTATTGATTTTAGATACACCGACATAAACGGCGCATGGCACAGTCTAACTTATAATGTAAAGGCGGTTGAAAAAGATCATTTTATCAACGGAATTCCTTTTGACGCAAGCTCTACAGGTGGCTGGCAACCTATCGATAAATCGGATATGATTTTAAAGCCTGAAGCAGAAAGTGCGTTTTTAGATCCATTTACGGCAGATATTACCGCTGTGGTATTTTGTGATGTATTCGATATTTACAAAGATCAAATGTATGAAAAATGTCCGCGCTCGATAGCCAAAAAGGCTATGGCTTATGTAAAAGAAAGTGGCATAGGAGATGTGGCGTATTTTGGTCCAGAGAATGAATTTTTCGTATTTGATAACGTTAAAATAATAGATCAGCCAAACTGCGCGATGTTTGAAGTGGACACTGAAGAAGGAGTCTGGAATGATGCAAGAGACTTTAAAGATAGCTACAATACAGGTCATCGTCCTCGCACAAAAGGCGGATATCTAGCCACTCAACCGACAGATAGCATGGTTGATCTGCGTGCGGAGATGGTTCAAGTACTTGAGCAAGTGGGCCTTGAAACCTTTGTCGTGCATCACGAAGTGGCTCAAGGACAAGGCGAGATAGGCGTGAAATTTGGCACTTTGGTTGAAGCTGCCGACAACGTGCAAATTTACAAATACGTCGTTAAAATGGTTGCTCACCTAAACGGAAAAACCGCTACATTTATGCCAAAACCTCTATATGGGGATAACGGAAGCGGCATGCATGTGCATCAATCAGTCTGGAAAGACGGCAAAAATTTATTCTACGGCAAGGGAAATTACGCGAATTTGAGTGATTTTGCACGCTGGTATATCGGTGGAATTTTACATCACGCAAGAAGTGTGGCGGCATTTACAAACCCGAGCACAAACAGCTATAAGCGCTTGATTCCTGGATTTGAAGCACCTTCGATACTAACATATTCGAGCCAGAACCGCTCGGCTTCTGTTAGAATTCCTTACGGTTCTGGTGAGAAATCAGTAAGAGCGGAAATTCGCTTCCCTGATAGCACAGCAAATCCATATCTGGCATTTTCAGCTATGCTTATGGCGGGACTTGACGGAGTAAAAAATAAATTTGAGCCCGTTGGACCTATGGATGAAAATTTATTTAAACTACATCTTGACGAAATTCGCGAAAGAGGTATAGAACAACTACCTCACACTCTAAGAGGAAGCCTTGAAGCTCTAATTCGCGACAATGAATATTTAAGCCCTATTATGACAGATATATTTATAGATGCATTTCAGCACTATAAATTTGAGACGCAAGTCTGGCCTTATGAGGCTCGCCCTACGGCTTATGAGTTTAAAACTTGCTATTCTTGCTAA
- a CDS encoding histidinol-phosphatase — MKVDLHNHTPLCKHAVDEPREYVLAAIDSETSYFGFSDHAPMKFDEAYRMSFDEMEIYEKEVLALKDEFKDKIEILLGYEVDFLEGLMDERVLNRKVDYLIGSVHFINGWGFDNPEFIGEYKNKDIDKIWEDYFYCISALARSGKFDIVGHLDLIKVFKFLPKKDVRMIAKDALDAIKKANLAVEINAAGFRKPISEQYPSNLLLEELANLDIAITFGSDAHAKDQVGLNGQKCEDIARKFGYSKCACFKNRDKFMVEF; from the coding sequence ATGAAGGTGGATCTGCACAACCACACTCCGCTTTGCAAACATGCAGTAGATGAGCCGCGGGAGTACGTTTTGGCGGCGATTGATTCGGAAACTTCTTATTTTGGATTTTCAGATCATGCTCCGATGAAATTTGACGAAGCTTACAGAATGAGCTTTGATGAGATGGAAATTTATGAAAAAGAGGTGCTTGCTCTTAAAGATGAGTTTAAGGATAAAATCGAAATTTTGCTTGGGTATGAGGTTGATTTTTTAGAGGGCCTTATGGATGAGCGAGTGCTAAATAGAAAGGTTGATTATCTAATCGGCTCGGTGCATTTCATAAACGGCTGGGGCTTTGATAATCCCGAATTCATAGGCGAATACAAAAACAAAGATATAGATAAAATTTGGGAAGATTATTTTTACTGCATAAGCGCGCTTGCAAGAAGCGGGAAATTTGACATCGTGGGACATCTTGACCTTATAAAGGTGTTTAAATTTCTACCAAAAAAAGATGTAAGAATGATAGCTAAAGACGCCCTAGATGCGATCAAAAAGGCAAATTTGGCAGTCGAGATAAACGCCGCAGGGTTTAGAAAGCCTATATCCGAGCAGTATCCGTCAAATCTGCTTCTTGAAGAGCTTGCGAATTTAGATATCGCTATAACCTTTGGCTCTGACGCGCATGCAAAAGATCAGGTCGGGCTAAACGGGCAAAAATGCGAGGATATCGCTAGAAAATTTGGCTATAGCAAATGCGCTTGCTTTAAAAACAGAGATAAATTTATGGTTGAATTTTAA
- a CDS encoding chemotaxis protein has protein sequence MTQEELDALMAGGLDGLDEEEIKEEEPVTKAKEEKKPEPVSEAKGLDDVEIYSEYRVSANIAWPPPPPTDDHKMVHQLDDVTKDSEEKATQMFDKLDAINNFFMDAESGCKDIISVAQYNIEIFTKLHEKFPKVVAFKEALDKNSELKNSAEDVLGNIQMGEDEVMMTMDMMQYQDIHRQKIERVINVMRALSKYMSSLFEGKIDDEKRVGSAVYIAGDTTTENLVSNDDIEALIESLGKK, from the coding sequence ATGACGCAAGAAGAGTTAGACGCCCTTATGGCAGGCGGACTTGACGGACTTGATGAGGAAGAGATAAAAGAAGAAGAGCCTGTCACAAAGGCAAAAGAGGAGAAAAAACCAGAGCCTGTTAGCGAGGCAAAAGGCTTGGATGACGTTGAAATTTATAGCGAATACCGCGTATCGGCAAATATAGCTTGGCCTCCGCCTCCGCCGACTGACGATCACAAGATGGTTCATCAACTTGATGATGTCACAAAAGATAGCGAAGAGAAAGCCACTCAGATGTTTGATAAGCTTGATGCGATCAATAACTTTTTTATGGATGCCGAAAGCGGCTGCAAGGATATCATAAGCGTAGCTCAATACAACATAGAAATTTTTACGAAATTGCATGAAAAATTCCCAAAAGTAGTTGCTTTTAAAGAGGCACTTGATAAGAACAGCGAGCTTAAAAACAGCGCCGAAGACGTGCTGGGAAATATCCAAATGGGCGAAGATGAAGTTATGATGACCATGGATATGATGCAGTATCAAGACATCCACCGCCAAAAGATAGAGCGCGTTATAAACGTTATGCGCGCGCTTAGCAAGTATATGAGCAGCCTGTTTGAGGGCAAGATCGATGATGAAAAGCGCGTGGGATCTGCCGTGTATATCGCGGGCGACACTACGACTGAAAACTTGGTAAGCAACGATGATATCGAAGCCTTGATCGAAAGTTTGGGCAAGAAGTGA
- a CDS encoding peptidase U32 family protein: protein MKRPELLSPAGNLTKLKIALEYGADAVYASVASFSLRTRSAREFNLQTFEEAISYTHSKGKKFYATVNAFPFNSQIEPLKRHLKTISAMKPDAFIIATPGVMSLAKEIAPEIEVHLSTQANVLNFLDAKIYHDMGAKRIVVAREMNLKDVIKIKEAIPTLDIEIFVHGSMCFAYSGRCLVSSVQSGRMANRGSCANDCRFKYELYAKNDESGVLFRLEEDENGTHIMNSKDLKLAAHVEEIIKSGVVDSFKIEGRTKSEYYVACTARAYKMAIDDAMAGKFDAQIYDTELNTLKNRGFTDGYLVHRPFERPSTQNHFSSLEEGTHQVNAISEDGEFFKCKFKIVLNRPYELVMPIGKDVSEADNEICKIYSKDGKKFIEFKKLITKKGKEMSEIHSGNENEVNLGVKLPEFSFLREEIR, encoded by the coding sequence GTGAAAAGACCTGAGCTACTAAGTCCGGCGGGAAATTTAACCAAGCTAAAAATCGCGCTTGAGTACGGAGCGGACGCCGTATATGCCAGCGTGGCTAGCTTTTCGCTTAGAACCCGCTCGGCAAGAGAATTTAACTTGCAAACCTTTGAAGAGGCGATAAGCTACACCCATTCAAAGGGTAAGAAATTTTACGCTACGGTTAATGCTTTTCCTTTTAACTCGCAAATCGAGCCTTTAAAGCGCCACTTAAAGACTATTTCAGCGATGAAGCCCGATGCTTTTATCATCGCAACTCCAGGCGTTATGAGCCTAGCTAAAGAGATAGCACCCGAGATAGAGGTTCACCTCTCCACACAAGCAAACGTGCTAAATTTCTTGGATGCTAAAATTTATCACGATATGGGCGCAAAGCGTATAGTCGTGGCGCGCGAGATGAATTTAAAAGATGTGATAAAGATAAAAGAGGCGATACCTACGCTTGATATCGAAATTTTCGTGCATGGCTCGATGTGTTTTGCGTATTCTGGGCGCTGTTTGGTAAGCTCGGTGCAAAGCGGACGCATGGCAAATCGCGGAAGCTGCGCGAATGATTGTCGCTTTAAATACGAGCTTTACGCCAAAAATGACGAAAGCGGAGTGCTATTTCGCCTTGAAGAGGATGAAAACGGCACACACATCATGAACTCAAAGGATCTAAAGCTTGCCGCTCACGTTGAGGAGATCATAAAATCAGGCGTTGTTGATAGCTTTAAGATAGAAGGTCGCACAAAGAGCGAATATTACGTAGCTTGCACGGCAAGGGCTTATAAAATGGCGATAGATGACGCGATGGCGGGTAAATTTGACGCACAAATTTATGATACCGAGCTAAATACGCTTAAAAATCGCGGCTTTACCGATGGATATTTGGTGCATAGACCATTTGAAAGACCGAGCACTCAAAATCACTTCAGCAGCCTAGAAGAGGGCACTCATCAGGTAAATGCCATAAGCGAGGATGGAGAGTTCTTTAAGTGCAAATTTAAGATAGTTTTAAACAGACCTTACGAGCTTGTAATGCCAATCGGCAAAGACGTAAGCGAAGCGGATAATGAAATTTGTAAAATTTACTCCAAAGATGGCAAGAAATTTATAGAGTTTAAGAAGCTCATCACGAAAAAAGGCAAAGAGATGAGCGAAATTCATAGCGGAAATGAAAATGAGGTCAATTTAGGCGTGAAGTTACCTGAATTTAGCTTTTTGAGAGAGGAGATAAGATGA
- the purE gene encoding 5-(carboxyamino)imidazole ribonucleotide mutase, producing the protein MKFVSIIMGSKSDYEIVNEAAKVLEKFEVSYELIISSAHRSPKRTSEYVSSAESRGAQVFIAAAGMAAHLAGAIAANTTRPVIGIPMGGSSLSGVDALYSTVQMPAGMPVGTVAIGKAGAVNAAYLALQILALNDSSLDESLRADREAKAKAVEEDSKKVEVLLA; encoded by the coding sequence ATGAAATTTGTTTCGATTATAATGGGAAGCAAGAGCGATTACGAGATAGTAAACGAAGCGGCGAAAGTTTTAGAAAAATTTGAAGTAAGCTACGAGCTTATCATCTCTTCGGCGCATAGAAGCCCAAAGAGAACCAGTGAATATGTATCAAGCGCGGAAAGCAGAGGAGCTCAAGTGTTTATCGCAGCAGCAGGCATGGCGGCTCACTTAGCAGGAGCGATCGCTGCAAATACAACTCGCCCGGTTATCGGTATACCGATGGGCGGAAGCTCGCTAAGCGGTGTTGATGCGCTTTACTCTACGGTGCAAATGCCTGCGGGCATGCCGGTAGGAACTGTCGCTATCGGCAAGGCCGGAGCCGTAAATGCGGCCTATCTTGCACTTCAAATTTTAGCGCTTAACGATAGCTCGCTTGATGAGAGCTTAAGAGCCGATAGAGAAGCTAAAGCAAAAGCGGTCGAGGAAGACTCGAAAAAAGTGGAGGTCTTACTCGCGTAA